The DNA sequence CGTACCGTGCGTCACTGTCATCGCTATTCTTAGCTGACAACGACCCAAGTCTAGCCGAGCAAGACCATGGGGGGAAGCTAATCCGACGACGAAATTCGGCGACCTGACGAACGGCGCCCTGCGAGCGACGATCACAACCTGTTGCGGAGCCGAACGGTCGCAAACACCATACCTTGTGGTTCGCTCCGCTTGTTGCGCCTAGCGGTTCGCTACCCTCGCGAGTACTTTGCGACCCTCACGGCCTCGACGACCACAAGGCCGCTGCCCACCATCTCATCAAGCTTGGGCATCACGCGCGCGACGTTCTCGGCAGTGTCCACGAAGACGATCATCATCGGCAAATCGCTCGAGAGGTCGAGCAGGTGGGCGGCGTGCATGCGACTCGATTCACCGTAGCCCAGCGTGCCCTTGACGACCGTGGCGCCGGCGACTCCCTCGGCATGCAACATGGCCACGATGGCCTCATAGAGCGAGTGCGAGTGCCAGCGGTCGGTCTCGCCAACCATCACGGTCACACGCTCTGCGTCAAATTCAGTCTTCATGCGCGCCATCCCCTAGATCGATCGGCCGATAAGGATGCCGAGCCACGCTGCTGCCAGCCCTACCACGCCGCTGCCGAACATGTTCGCGAACCCCGCCGCCATCAGGCCGCGCTCCATGAGCGCGATCGACTCATACGACAGCGTCGAAAACGTCGTGAACCCGCCCAGAACCCCCGTGCCGAGGAACAGCCGCCAGTTGCCGGGCACAAACCCGCGATCCAGCGACATGGCCATGAGGATGCCGATGAGGAATGCGCCAGCTATGTTGATGACGAATGTCGGCCAAGGAAAGCCCGCCCCGGTGCGCGTGGCGATCCAGCCGCCGAGACCGAAGCGCAGTGCAGCGCCGAAAGCGCCGCCAAGCGCCACTACGATCACGTCCCGGGCCAACCGAGCACTTCCTCTCTTCGCAGGCGATGCCGCAGTACATGCCGTCAGTATACCGTGCGTGAAACTTGAGTCGGTGGTACATACTACCGATACTTCAGCTTGAGGGTTCCCTCACCATCCTCCCCGGACTCCAGATCCGGGCGGCAAACAGAAAGCCGTCTGATTCGATGCAAGAGACAGAAAACGGCCCCGACGAGATCCTCTACCTCAGCGATTTGACACGGGTCGCCCGTCGGCGCACCCCCACAGGAAGCGTCATCGTCAAGCAGGACGTCGGAGGTGACTCGCGAAAGCGCCTGCGAAACGAATTGCGGGTCCTCAAACGACTCAAAGGAATCGATGGCGTACCCTCGCTCGCCCCGCAGATGCTCGCCAGAGCGCCGCATGAACTCGTCCTCGCAGACACCGGTTCGATTTCTCTCGCCGATGCGCTCACCGCGTCGAGAATGCCGATCCCGCGCGTGATGACGCTGGCCATCCGGCTTGCGAAGATCGTCTCGGACGTACACCGAGCCGGCATCATCCACTTGGACATCAATCCGGCCAACATTCTCCTCGACACCACTACCGGTGCGCCGATCCTCATCGACTTTGATCTTGCGGCAACCTTCAACGAGAAGCAGATGAGATTTCAGGTCCAATCCGGAATCCACGGCACGCTCGACTACCTTGCCCCTGAACAGACCGGCCGCATGAACCGCACCGCCGATGAACGCACCGATCTGTACTCTCTTGGCGTCACACTCTACGAGGTGTCGACAGGCCTCCTGCCTTTTGGCGGGCAGGATCCGCTGGAAGTTGTGCACGATCATCTGGCGCTGGTTTCCACATCGCCCCACGTGCTTGATCCTGGCGTGCCCGAGGGACTGTCAGAGATCATCATGCATCTGATAGAGAAGGATCCCGACCGGCGGTACCAGAGCGCGGAGGGGCTTCTCCATGACCTGAAGATGCTCGACGAAGCGCTGAGCCAAGGTGAGACAAGACTGGCTCTCCTCGGGGAGCGCGATTTTCCCGCGCACTTCATACCGCCCACACAGCTCATCGGCCGCGAATGTGAGCTGGCGAGGCTGCGGCTTGCGCTTGAAGACTCGCACTGCACGCAAGGATGCTTTGGGATGATCACCGGCGATCCTGGGGTCGGCAAGACGATGCTGACCAACGAACTACGACGCATGACCGCAGAAAAATCCGGCTGGTTCATCGAGACCCAAGCCAACGAGCATCGTTACGACACCGGTCCGGGCCTTGTTGCCCGCGCCTTGGGGATGCTCGGCGGACTGCTGCTTTCCGAGCCGGAGACGCGACTGCTCACAGCCACGCAACGCATGAGAAAAGGCCTTGGAAACAACATCGGCGTGATAACCGCGATGGTGCCGGAGTTCGCCTTACTCTTGGGTGACGAGCATGAGACCACAGAGGATCGCTCCACCGAAGCCGAGAAACGCGCTGGGGTAGCTGTCGTAAGTCTACTGCGTGCGGTCACTCCGCTGCGACATCCGCTCGTGATGGTTCTCGGCGATCTTCAGTGGATCAATGAGAGCTCGCTGAATGTCATGAGCGCCATCATCCAGGGAGGCGTTCCCGGCCTTATGGTGGTAGGCACCTATCGCGAAACGGATGTGGGGCCGACACATCCATTGGCTCACGCCATGGCTAGGTGGGAGCAACTCGGGCTTGCACCTGAGATGCTGCGATTGGACAACTTCGGCCGCGAGGATCTCGCAGCGCTTCTGGGATCGATGCTGCGCCTTCCGGTCGAAGATGTAGAGAGCCTCGCCGCGGCTATGAGTACGCATACCGGGGGGAACCCGTTCGACACCGTCGAACTTCTCAACGCCTTGCGAGCCGACAAGATCCTGGAGCTTGGGGCCGACGGCTGGACCTGGGACAACAAGGAAGTCCGGCGTTTCGTAAGCAAGACCGAGGTTGTCGCCTTGCTGGCGGCATGAGCCTGCTGACAGTGTCTGCGCTCTACACCGACCAGCAGCTCCTCTCGTGGCTCGTGATCAA is a window from the Coriobacteriia bacterium genome containing:
- a CDS encoding DUF190 domain-containing protein, with protein sequence MKTEFDAERVTVMVGETDRWHSHSLYEAIVAMLHAEGVAGATVVKGTLGYGESSRMHAAHLLDLSSDLPMMIVFVDTAENVARVMPKLDEMVGSGLVVVEAVRVAKYSRG
- the crcB gene encoding fluoride efflux transporter CrcB, with the translated sequence MARDVIVVALGGAFGAALRFGLGGWIATRTGAGFPWPTFVINIAGAFLIGILMAMSLDRGFVPGNWRLFLGTGVLGGFTTFSTLSYESIALMERGLMAAGFANMFGSGVVGLAAAWLGILIGRSI
- a CDS encoding AAA family ATPase, which translates into the protein MQETENGPDEILYLSDLTRVARRRTPTGSVIVKQDVGGDSRKRLRNELRVLKRLKGIDGVPSLAPQMLARAPHELVLADTGSISLADALTASRMPIPRVMTLAIRLAKIVSDVHRAGIIHLDINPANILLDTTTGAPILIDFDLAATFNEKQMRFQVQSGIHGTLDYLAPEQTGRMNRTADERTDLYSLGVTLYEVSTGLLPFGGQDPLEVVHDHLALVSTSPHVLDPGVPEGLSEIIMHLIEKDPDRRYQSAEGLLHDLKMLDEALSQGETRLALLGERDFPAHFIPPTQLIGRECELARLRLALEDSHCTQGCFGMITGDPGVGKTMLTNELRRMTAEKSGWFIETQANEHRYDTGPGLVARALGMLGGLLLSEPETRLLTATQRMRKGLGNNIGVITAMVPEFALLLGDEHETTEDRSTEAEKRAGVAVVSLLRAVTPLRHPLVMVLGDLQWINESSLNVMSAIIQGGVPGLMVVGTYRETDVGPTHPLAHAMARWEQLGLAPEMLRLDNFGREDLAALLGSMLRLPVEDVESLAAAMSTHTGGNPFDTVELLNALRADKILELGADGWTWDNKEVRRFVSKTEVVALLAA